The Halalkalibaculum roseum genome window below encodes:
- a CDS encoding RagB/SusD family nutrient uptake outer membrane protein, translating to MRKLIKQVIPLLLVGGLVMFGCDKQLDITPAQSISSDIALSTSENVEATLVGAYDAMSNGSVLGGNMFYEPDLLADDGEVRWTGTFEEPEQMWLKRLQVENIDVELAWTQSYEAINIANNVLSALDVVDSDIRDRVEGEALFVRSLLYFELVKLYGQPYISGDPASNDGVPLVLEPTRSIDESAEVSRNSVAEVYTQVINDLTRAESLLPATNGTFATSGAAAAILSRVYLQQQDYAGARDAANRVISSNQYSLVTNYADAFATTTNTSEDIFAIQVSSQDGVNDMNTFYAPDEFGGRGDIDILQAHLDLYEAGDDRLAFFFQDESDVTRTGKWINIFGNVGVVRLAEMYLTRAEGNFEEGTTVGDTPTNDVNAVRDRAGVDDLLPTEVDKDAILFERKLELAFEGQLLHDIKRTERSVGALAFDAPELVYPIPQRERDVNPNLTQNQGYGQ from the coding sequence ATGAGAAAGTTAATTAAACAAGTTATACCACTGTTGTTAGTTGGGGGTCTTGTTATGTTCGGTTGCGATAAGCAGCTGGATATTACGCCTGCTCAGAGCATTTCTTCTGACATAGCACTCTCAACTTCAGAAAATGTTGAAGCTACCCTTGTTGGAGCTTACGATGCAATGAGCAATGGATCCGTCCTGGGCGGAAACATGTTCTATGAGCCGGACCTGCTGGCAGATGACGGTGAAGTTCGCTGGACCGGTACCTTTGAAGAGCCGGAACAGATGTGGCTCAAAAGATTGCAGGTTGAAAACATCGACGTAGAACTCGCATGGACCCAATCTTACGAAGCCATCAACATCGCCAACAATGTGCTTAGCGCACTGGATGTTGTGGATTCCGATATCAGGGATCGCGTAGAAGGTGAAGCACTGTTCGTCCGAAGCCTCCTCTATTTCGAGCTGGTCAAACTCTACGGGCAACCGTACATTTCCGGTGATCCGGCTTCCAATGACGGGGTTCCCCTCGTACTCGAGCCGACTCGAAGCATTGATGAGTCTGCAGAGGTATCACGCAACTCTGTCGCAGAAGTTTATACACAGGTCATAAACGACCTTACCCGGGCTGAAAGCCTGCTGCCAGCAACCAACGGTACATTTGCTACTTCGGGTGCTGCCGCAGCTATTCTTTCCCGGGTTTACCTGCAACAGCAGGATTATGCCGGAGCACGGGATGCTGCTAACCGGGTTATTAGTTCCAATCAGTATTCCCTGGTAACCAATTATGCCGACGCATTTGCCACTACCACCAATACTTCGGAGGACATCTTTGCCATACAGGTATCTTCACAGGATGGTGTCAATGATATGAACACCTTCTATGCCCCGGATGAATTTGGGGGAAGAGGCGATATCGATATCCTTCAGGCACACCTTGACCTTTATGAAGCAGGCGATGATCGACTTGCCTTCTTTTTTCAGGATGAGAGTGATGTAACCAGAACCGGGAAATGGATAAATATATTCGGTAATGTTGGCGTTGTGCGCCTTGCCGAAATGTACCTTACCCGCGCTGAAGGAAACTTTGAAGAGGGTACCACAGTTGGTGATACTCCAACTAATGATGTCAATGCGGTGAGAGATCGTGCAGGTGTTGACGACTTATTGCCGACTGAAGTTGACAAAGATGCCATTCTTTTCGAAAGAAAACTGGAATTGGCTTTTGAAGGTCAGCTCTTGCATGACATCAAGCGTACTGAGCGAAGTGTAGGAGCCCTGGCCTTTGATGCGCCTGAGCTGGTTTATCCGATTCCCCAGCGGGAACGTGACGTAAATCCCAATCTGACTCAGAATCAGGGCTACGGGCAGTAA
- a CDS encoding SusC/RagA family TonB-linked outer membrane protein: MRLKVTMLLAVFSMFLFAGVEAQAQETTITGTVTSAEDMSPLPGVTIRVKNTNKGTTTNSEGEYSITVSQEAATLVFSFVGFKTLEVPIEGRTTIDVSLETDVQQLSDVVVVGYGSTTKKDLTGNVASVSGDELDEVTVGSVEQAIQGRAAGVFVNSNNGKLGQAIQMRIRGTSSLTASAQPLYVIDGIPVTTESFSQVDNETNPMADFNYSDVESIEILKDASAAAIYGSQASNGVILITTKRGSAGPTQFDLNYTVGTAEPSGRRGFLNAAEYRELFGEAFDNSAGPGGTLFGFTFNELFSLDLPGFNENYDSNWSDQPYQNNTSQTLELKASGGTEDTRFYISGGAELLEGILIDNTLDRYSGRINLDHSASEKFDMGFKLSLTRSDQQRLSSDNAFSTPMQLVAQVPVQPIYDEDGDLNRNTLYFNGLLYRDGQSFNTTVFHSLGSAYLDYDILPNLSLRTEFGIDLIDQNEERWFGPSVARNTGFPEGLATNRWVRNLNWTTQTYANYRTTIAENHNIDATAGISFQEVTTDRAFVEGINLPTTAFQQVASAAEVTAGTADFTSYNFVGYFARANYDYNDTYLLSLSGRVDGSSRFGENNRYGFFPSASVGWILSNESFMEEQDLVTFLKAKASVGVTGNAQIDNFASLGLFGANSYSAQSGLNPTQSPNPDLKWENTVQYNFGIEVGFLQDRISAQMDYYIKNTDDLLLNVNVPGTTGFTTQLRNTGKLENKGFEFVLNTYNLTGDFTWSTNFNFAINENEVTDLNGQVIEGGFINRAVEGEAIGVFFAREYAGVNSQNGDAIYYLNRQPTQAEIDNGIAYQLAQFGNRYVVGPDDFSRAERVVIGNPNPDWTGGIGNRFSYKGFDLNVLFQFVVGNDVYNGGGTFMSCNACFYDNQTTKQLDRWQEPGDITDVPQARLFQSNGDGESSRYLEDASYLRLKTMTLGYNLPSSLLEKASLRNMRIYVTGQNLLTFTGYSGWDPEVNTDFIDGNVALGTDFYAAPQPRSITFGVNVGF, from the coding sequence ATGCGATTAAAAGTTACGATGTTGCTTGCCGTATTTTCTATGTTTCTGTTTGCAGGCGTAGAAGCGCAAGCTCAAGAAACAACCATAACCGGGACAGTTACTTCTGCCGAAGATATGTCTCCGTTACCGGGTGTTACCATCCGTGTAAAAAATACGAACAAAGGTACTACCACGAATTCAGAGGGAGAATACTCCATAACAGTTTCTCAGGAAGCTGCCACACTGGTATTCTCTTTTGTAGGATTTAAAACTTTGGAAGTACCCATTGAGGGAAGAACCACCATTGATGTTTCCCTCGAAACCGATGTTCAGCAGCTATCAGATGTCGTGGTAGTCGGGTACGGAAGCACTACCAAGAAAGATTTAACAGGTAACGTCGCAAGTGTCTCGGGCGATGAGCTTGACGAAGTGACGGTGGGTAGTGTCGAGCAGGCCATTCAGGGACGCGCTGCCGGGGTATTTGTTAATTCTAACAACGGTAAGTTAGGACAGGCTATCCAAATGCGTATTCGAGGAACATCTTCTTTGACAGCCAGTGCTCAGCCACTTTATGTCATCGACGGTATTCCTGTGACTACGGAGAGCTTTTCGCAGGTTGACAACGAAACGAATCCAATGGCAGACTTTAATTATAGTGATGTGGAATCCATTGAGATTCTGAAAGATGCTTCTGCCGCGGCAATTTACGGTTCCCAAGCATCTAACGGGGTTATTTTGATAACTACCAAGCGAGGTTCTGCCGGACCCACCCAATTTGATCTGAACTACACTGTGGGAACTGCCGAACCCAGTGGGAGGAGAGGATTCTTGAACGCTGCAGAATACCGAGAGCTGTTTGGGGAAGCTTTTGACAACTCTGCGGGACCGGGTGGAACATTGTTCGGGTTTACGTTCAACGAACTCTTTTCACTTGACCTGCCAGGTTTTAATGAAAATTATGATTCAAACTGGTCAGACCAGCCTTACCAAAACAATACTTCCCAGACTCTGGAGCTAAAAGCTAGCGGTGGAACCGAGGATACCCGCTTTTACATTTCCGGGGGTGCGGAATTACTGGAAGGTATTCTGATTGATAACACCCTGGATCGATATAGCGGACGGATAAACCTCGATCATAGTGCATCGGAAAAATTTGATATGGGCTTTAAGTTAAGCCTTACCCGATCCGATCAGCAGAGACTTTCGAGTGATAACGCCTTCTCCACACCGATGCAGCTTGTGGCACAGGTACCTGTTCAGCCTATCTATGATGAAGATGGCGATCTAAATAGAAATACCCTGTACTTTAACGGGCTATTGTATCGTGACGGACAATCTTTCAATACGACTGTTTTCCACTCACTGGGAAGTGCTTATCTGGATTATGATATTCTTCCAAACTTATCCCTGCGTACGGAATTCGGTATCGATCTGATTGATCAGAACGAAGAGCGATGGTTCGGCCCCTCTGTTGCAAGAAACACCGGTTTCCCGGAAGGGCTTGCTACAAACCGTTGGGTTAGAAATCTGAACTGGACAACCCAGACCTATGCCAATTATCGTACGACGATTGCTGAAAATCACAATATTGATGCGACTGCCGGAATCAGCTTCCAGGAGGTGACTACCGATCGCGCTTTTGTGGAGGGCATAAACCTGCCGACAACGGCATTTCAACAGGTTGCCAGTGCAGCTGAGGTTACAGCAGGTACAGCTGACTTTACCTCTTATAACTTTGTTGGATATTTTGCTCGTGCTAATTACGACTATAACGATACCTACCTCCTTAGTTTAAGCGGACGTGTTGATGGTTCGTCCCGTTTCGGTGAAAATAATCGTTATGGATTTTTCCCTTCTGCTTCGGTAGGATGGATACTATCCAATGAGTCGTTTATGGAAGAACAGGATCTGGTAACTTTCCTTAAAGCGAAAGCCAGTGTAGGAGTAACCGGTAATGCCCAAATTGATAACTTTGCCTCTTTAGGCCTGTTCGGTGCCAACTCCTACTCAGCTCAATCTGGACTGAATCCGACGCAATCACCAAACCCCGATTTGAAGTGGGAAAATACGGTACAGTATAACTTCGGTATTGAAGTTGGCTTCTTGCAAGATAGGATCAGTGCACAGATGGACTACTACATCAAAAATACCGATGACCTATTGCTCAACGTGAACGTACCGGGTACCACCGGATTCACTACACAGCTGAGAAACACCGGTAAGCTGGAAAACAAAGGATTCGAATTCGTATTGAATACCTATAATCTGACCGGCGATTTTACATGGTCAACCAACTTCAATTTCGCGATTAACGAAAATGAAGTCACCGATCTTAATGGACAGGTGATTGAAGGCGGTTTTATTAACCGTGCCGTTGAAGGAGAAGCTATTGGCGTGTTCTTTGCACGAGAGTATGCCGGTGTTAATTCACAAAACGGTGATGCCATCTATTACCTGAATCGCCAGCCAACACAGGCTGAAATTGATAACGGTATTGCATACCAGCTGGCACAGTTCGGTAATCGATATGTTGTCGGTCCGGATGACTTTAGCCGTGCGGAACGCGTAGTAATCGGTAACCCAAATCCTGACTGGACGGGTGGTATCGGTAACCGGTTCTCGTACAAAGGATTCGACCTCAATGTCTTATTCCAGTTTGTGGTAGGCAATGATGTGTATAATGGCGGCGGTACTTTCATGTCATGTAATGCCTGCTTCTATGACAATCAGACGACCAAGCAGCTGGATCGCTGGCAGGAGCCCGGTGATATTACGGATGTACCCCAGGCCAGATTATTCCAGAGTAACGGTGACGGTGAATCTTCCCGATACCTCGAGGATGCTTCTTACCTGCGTCTTAAGACCATGACTCTTGGGTACAACCTACCAAGCTCACTGCTTGAAAAGGCGAGCCTCCGAAATATGAGGATCTATGTAACAGGTCAAAATCTACTAACCTTTACCGGTTACAGCGGATGGGATCCGGAAGTTAATACGGACTTTATTGACGGGAATGTCGCACTGGGAACAGACTTCTATGCTGCTCCTCAGCCAAGATCAATCACCTTTGGAGTCAATGTCGGATTCTAA
- a CDS encoding tetratricopeptide repeat protein, whose translation MTICYWLSGKKIVTDVKDIFNKLRFVLLFLLLLSSTGTVAKAQGSLPELINDQEFKPVAQAAVDSVYNFNFIAADELLKPWKEEYPEHPLWMLIDAMQMWWQVLSDLEDTSHDEEFFFRMKRTDYEAARLLRKNSKHADGLIIKAISNGYVARQYANRDEWLSSISSARKALSAHEYLLELQPELVDLKLAEGLKLYYLAYLPEAYPVVKTVSWAMPEGNKEKGLDYLKEASENAVFARAEATYFLGNINYNYQDDYDEAANYFEELYRNYPHNNYYARMYVGSLYKMGRYEDALQVIDNTLKRWKENDLPHGEVLSEELLTWKGRILNRNGQTSEAIEAFDKAFQAGESLPNTSHRSFYVAAGYYLGKLYHDRSSYTEAKKYLSLVQECETGAEYKQRARELLQSM comes from the coding sequence ATGACGATCTGTTATTGGTTATCAGGTAAAAAGATAGTCACTGACGTGAAAGACATATTCAATAAATTACGGTTTGTTCTTCTGTTCCTGCTATTGCTGTCCAGCACCGGCACTGTTGCCAAGGCACAGGGTAGCTTGCCGGAGCTTATCAATGATCAGGAATTCAAGCCGGTAGCCCAGGCAGCAGTGGATTCGGTGTATAATTTCAATTTTATTGCGGCTGATGAGTTGCTTAAGCCCTGGAAAGAAGAGTATCCCGAGCATCCTCTCTGGATGCTGATTGATGCCATGCAGATGTGGTGGCAGGTACTATCGGATCTGGAAGATACCTCACATGATGAAGAGTTTTTCTTCCGGATGAAAAGAACCGATTATGAGGCAGCCCGTCTCCTCAGGAAAAACAGTAAACATGCCGACGGACTCATCATTAAAGCCATTAGTAACGGCTATGTGGCTCGCCAATATGCCAACAGGGATGAATGGCTGAGCAGTATCAGTAGTGCACGGAAGGCATTAAGTGCACATGAATACTTGCTAGAATTGCAGCCGGAACTGGTTGACCTGAAGTTGGCGGAGGGTTTAAAGCTTTACTACCTGGCCTATCTCCCGGAGGCTTACCCGGTGGTGAAAACCGTATCATGGGCTATGCCCGAAGGGAATAAGGAGAAAGGGCTGGATTATCTAAAGGAGGCCTCTGAAAATGCCGTATTTGCAAGGGCTGAAGCCACCTATTTTTTGGGCAACATCAATTACAATTACCAGGACGACTACGACGAGGCAGCAAATTATTTTGAGGAGCTGTACCGGAATTATCCCCATAACAATTACTATGCGCGGATGTACGTGGGGAGCTTGTATAAGATGGGCCGTTATGAGGATGCACTGCAAGTGATAGACAACACATTGAAGCGATGGAAGGAAAATGATCTGCCTCACGGAGAGGTGCTTTCTGAGGAATTGCTTACCTGGAAAGGAAGAATTCTCAACCGTAACGGTCAGACTTCCGAAGCTATCGAAGCTTTTGATAAGGCTTTTCAAGCCGGTGAATCGCTACCTAATACCTCCCACCGCTCCTTCTATGTTGCAGCCGGTTATTATCTCGGGAAGCTTTATCATGACCGATCCTCTTACACAGAGGCCAAAAAATACCTATCCTTAGTTCAAGAATGTGAGACCGGAGCTGAATATAAACAGCGAGCCAGGGAGCTGCTGCAATCCATGTGA
- a CDS encoding alpha/beta hydrolase family protein translates to MSYQTISKSSGSIDSTEGLPIYYDLYVPNAGSDKTYPVIIFLHGFKGFKDWGPFPVVCEELSSAGFGVVAMNFSLNGVGESMTEFDQLELFARETLSQDLDDVATVIDALKRGEIGTEKAELGTDEIGILGHSRGGHTAVAAAAENEEIVCLVTWSAVADYLARWSDEMINDWKTKGTTEILNGRTGQVMPLGKVVYDDAVENADRVIALRRVQNLYIPSLFIHAKGDEAVPYSEAEKLYRNSPSEDKELKLIPNSGHTFGGAHPFEDEEFPAPLEDAVNATSNWFQYYLQ, encoded by the coding sequence ATGTCATATCAAACAATATCAAAATCTTCAGGATCAATTGATTCAACGGAGGGCTTGCCTATCTACTATGATTTGTATGTCCCTAATGCAGGTAGTGATAAAACATACCCGGTAATCATCTTTCTTCACGGTTTTAAGGGTTTCAAAGACTGGGGTCCTTTTCCGGTGGTATGTGAAGAGTTAAGCAGTGCCGGCTTTGGCGTGGTTGCCATGAACTTTTCGCTGAACGGGGTCGGGGAGAGCATGACCGAGTTTGACCAGTTGGAGCTCTTTGCCCGTGAAACCCTGAGTCAGGATCTCGATGACGTAGCCACGGTTATTGATGCTCTGAAAAGAGGAGAGATCGGGACAGAGAAAGCGGAGCTTGGGACAGACGAAATAGGAATATTGGGACACTCGCGGGGCGGGCATACTGCCGTGGCAGCTGCTGCTGAAAATGAGGAGATCGTCTGTTTGGTGACCTGGTCGGCGGTTGCCGATTACCTGGCAAGGTGGAGCGATGAGATGATCAACGATTGGAAAACCAAAGGAACTACGGAAATCCTTAACGGGCGAACCGGTCAGGTGATGCCCTTAGGCAAGGTGGTGTATGATGATGCCGTCGAGAATGCCGATCGGGTTATCGCTTTAAGGCGAGTACAGAACTTATATATTCCCTCGCTCTTTATTCACGCCAAAGGAGATGAAGCCGTACCCTACAGTGAAGCTGAAAAACTGTATCGCAACAGTCCGTCTGAAGATAAAGAACTGAAGTTGATTCCGAATTCAGGACATACATTTGGCGGAGCTCATCCTTTTGAAGACGAAGAATTTCCTGCTCCACTGGAGGATGCTGTTAATGCAACAAGCAACTGGTTTCAATATTACCTGCAATAA
- a CDS encoding pseudouridine synthase, whose protein sequence is MSKKRRPRKPKNPKAPHEVEQDYDRDEEIRINKYIAHCGFCSRRDADEYIAAGKVKVNGEVVTQMGIKVQPSDRVEVDGQQISLEKFVYILLNKPKDTITTTDDPRDRDTVMDKIEDATGKRVYPVGRLDRHTMGLLILTNDGDLAHRLMHPSYQVRKTYEVESARNLTEGELSQLKKGITLEDGTAKAHQISKTRDGFIMTIFEGRNRLVRRMVEYFGTEVTKLKRFEYAGLTLKGVKMGRWRYLTQGEINGLRKMVKLDPLDFNKK, encoded by the coding sequence ATGTCCAAGAAACGACGACCCAGAAAACCCAAGAATCCCAAGGCACCGCATGAAGTGGAGCAGGATTATGACCGAGATGAAGAGATACGCATCAACAAATATATAGCCCATTGCGGGTTCTGCTCAAGGAGGGACGCAGACGAATATATAGCAGCCGGCAAAGTGAAGGTAAACGGCGAAGTGGTTACCCAGATGGGAATCAAGGTTCAGCCTTCTGACAGGGTAGAGGTGGACGGGCAGCAGATAAGTCTGGAGAAATTTGTATACATCCTGCTGAATAAACCTAAAGATACCATCACCACAACCGACGACCCGCGTGATCGTGATACAGTAATGGATAAAATTGAGGATGCCACCGGCAAGCGCGTTTATCCCGTAGGTCGCCTTGACAGACATACCATGGGTCTGCTGATTTTGACAAATGACGGTGACTTAGCCCACAGGCTTATGCATCCCAGCTACCAGGTCCGCAAGACCTATGAGGTAGAGTCGGCGCGAAATCTTACCGAGGGTGAATTAAGTCAGCTTAAAAAAGGCATTACCCTCGAAGACGGAACCGCCAAAGCCCACCAGATATCCAAAACTCGTGATGGTTTTATTATGACCATTTTTGAAGGAAGGAATCGTCTTGTCAGGCGCATGGTAGAATATTTTGGTACCGAGGTTACGAAACTAAAGCGCTTCGAATATGCCGGGCTAACCCTGAAAGGAGTGAAGATGGGCCGGTGGCGATATCTGACCCAGGGTGAAATCAACGGTTTGCGTAAAATGGTTAAATTGGATCCTTTAGACTTTAATAAGAAATAA
- the scpB gene encoding SMC-Scp complex subunit ScpB, with product MNDYEFIDGTRLSSVIEALIFASPEPISPKKLCELIAQGDEQLELETDAIEPFVDKLNQRYEENGLAFNIEHVAGGYTFSTKKRYEPWLSIFQHEDAYRKLSQSAIESLAIVAYKQPITKPEVDEIRGVDSGYILRQLLEKVLIEVSGRLDAPGKPLLYRTTKHFLKHFGINSIDELPKPREIEEILKDDDMADHRQFLMDRQLELTEMREEVDEEISEDNISLLEAVEKIKDEDEDYEAEDFESGEESGNETDSDVKSDPESEGETEIEMEDADLQNKRNGSEVTDSEDKD from the coding sequence ATGAATGATTACGAATTTATTGACGGCACACGCCTGTCATCAGTCATTGAGGCATTAATCTTTGCCAGTCCTGAGCCTATCTCTCCTAAAAAACTGTGTGAGCTCATTGCACAGGGTGATGAACAGCTGGAACTGGAGACTGATGCTATCGAACCTTTTGTAGACAAGCTTAATCAGAGATATGAAGAGAATGGACTGGCTTTCAATATTGAACATGTTGCCGGTGGTTATACCTTCTCTACTAAAAAGAGGTATGAGCCCTGGCTGAGTATCTTTCAACATGAAGATGCCTATCGCAAGCTCTCGCAGTCGGCCATTGAATCGCTGGCCATTGTGGCGTACAAGCAGCCGATCACCAAACCTGAAGTGGATGAGATACGCGGCGTTGATTCCGGTTATATACTGCGCCAGTTGCTGGAAAAAGTACTCATTGAAGTATCCGGAAGGCTCGATGCCCCGGGAAAACCTCTGCTCTACCGAACGACCAAGCACTTCCTAAAGCATTTTGGTATTAACTCCATTGACGAACTCCCTAAACCCCGCGAAATTGAGGAGATCCTCAAGGATGATGATATGGCCGATCACCGCCAGTTCCTTATGGATCGGCAGCTTGAACTGACCGAAATGCGCGAAGAGGTCGATGAGGAGATCAGCGAGGATAACATTTCACTGCTGGAGGCTGTTGAAAAAATTAAGGATGAAGATGAGGACTACGAAGCGGAAGATTTTGAGTCCGGTGAAGAATCAGGAAATGAAACAGACAGCGACGTGAAGAGTGACCCGGAGAGCGAAGGGGAAACGGAGATCGAAATGGAGGATGCCGATCTGCAGAATAAACGCAACGGCTCGGAAGTTACAGACAGCGAAGATAAGGACTGA
- a CDS encoding succinylglutamate desuccinylase/aspartoacylase domain-containing protein, translated as MKRIIGSIEGAEEGPTIVALAGMHGNEPSGVEALENVFAILSAGQVPFKGRFIGIRSNLDALSSEVRYIDEDMNRIWFPGIIEQIQNSTEEELDSSERIEMKEVIDLINDFVGKESGDSVVIADLHSFSAEGCMFAITANKEEHVSLLSSLHVPLIFGIENTLRGTALRYYQDQGYMTFALEGGQHENDLTVYNVTAALMMMLKECGAISGDSIDKLQEFDQHLREQTRFVPPKVELIYQHIIEDGDNFSMKPGFKNFQYVKKGEWLANDRDGKIKAQCDGYIVMPLYQDQGNDGFFIVEKKA; from the coding sequence TTGAAACGTATTATCGGTTCCATAGAAGGTGCTGAAGAAGGCCCTACTATAGTGGCGCTGGCAGGTATGCACGGCAATGAACCCTCAGGCGTGGAAGCTCTTGAGAATGTATTTGCCATACTATCCGCTGGACAAGTACCATTCAAGGGCCGATTTATTGGAATTCGATCAAATCTGGATGCCCTCAGTTCTGAAGTAAGATATATCGATGAGGATATGAACAGGATTTGGTTTCCGGGCATCATCGAACAAATACAAAATTCTACTGAGGAGGAGCTGGATTCCAGCGAGCGCATTGAGATGAAAGAAGTTATTGATCTGATCAATGATTTTGTTGGAAAAGAGAGCGGGGATTCCGTAGTCATTGCCGATCTACACTCCTTTTCTGCAGAGGGCTGCATGTTTGCCATCACGGCCAACAAGGAAGAGCATGTTAGTTTGTTATCCAGCCTTCATGTGCCGTTGATTTTTGGCATTGAAAACACATTGCGTGGGACCGCACTTCGCTATTATCAGGACCAGGGATACATGACATTTGCCCTTGAAGGCGGTCAGCATGAAAATGACCTGACAGTTTACAATGTAACAGCTGCCCTGATGATGATGCTTAAAGAGTGCGGCGCAATTTCGGGAGATTCCATCGACAAATTACAAGAGTTTGACCAACATCTTCGTGAGCAGACCCGTTTTGTTCCACCCAAAGTTGAGCTGATCTACCAGCATATCATTGAAGACGGCGATAACTTTTCCATGAAACCGGGATTTAAGAATTTCCAGTATGTAAAAAAAGGAGAATGGCTGGCCAATGACAGGGATGGAAAAATCAAAGCCCAATGCGATGGGTATATCGTCATGCCGCTCTACCAGGACCAGGGGAATGACGGCTTTTTTATCGTGGAGAAAAAGGCATAG